The following proteins come from a genomic window of Hymenobacter canadensis:
- a CDS encoding DUF6438 domain-containing protein produces MRHLLTLLLAASLCGCAAQAQQAPKPAKKATAAKKPKKQKLKASAPVEAAPAIIFSRTPCLGSCPHYTAAIYPDGRVQYEGFQHAPLEGKREFKISVSTVNTILFQAREMNFAKLPATYSDGATDLPATSLSIRQAEGPATAVSVESGAPAELTNLLRYVEKQITDGLGVTADQ; encoded by the coding sequence ATGCGCCATTTGCTTACGCTCCTGTTAGCCGCTTCGCTTTGCGGCTGTGCTGCCCAGGCCCAGCAAGCTCCCAAGCCTGCCAAAAAGGCCACGGCCGCCAAAAAACCTAAAAAGCAGAAGCTCAAAGCTTCCGCGCCGGTGGAAGCGGCGCCGGCCATCATATTCAGCCGTACGCCCTGTCTGGGCAGCTGCCCGCACTACACCGCCGCCATCTACCCCGACGGCCGCGTGCAGTACGAAGGGTTCCAGCATGCCCCGCTAGAAGGCAAGCGCGAGTTCAAAATCTCGGTTTCCACGGTGAACACCATTCTGTTTCAGGCCCGGGAAATGAACTTCGCCAAGCTGCCCGCAACCTACTCCGACGGGGCCACCGACCTGCCCGCCACCAGCCTCAGCATCCGGCAGGCCGAAGGCCCCGCCACCGCCGTATCCGTCGAGTCGGGCGCCCCCGCCGAGCTGACCAACCTGCTACGCTACGTGGAAAAGCAAATTACCGACGGCCTGGGCGTCACCGCCGACCAGTAG